A window from Pichia kudriavzevii chromosome 5, complete sequence encodes these proteins:
- a CDS encoding uncharacterized protein (PKUD0E03900; similar to Saccharomyces cerevisiae YNR050C (LYS9); ancestral locus Anc_6.376) — MVKQVLLLGSGFVAKPTVDILAKQDDIEVTVGCRTLSAAKALAGDVAKAISVDATNQEELNSVVKNYDLVISLIPYIYHANVVKAAIASGKTDVVTTSYINPTLRSLEPEIKNAGIVVMNEIGLDPGIDHLYAVKTIDEVHKAGGKIKSFLSYCGGLPAPEDSDNPLGYKFSWSSRGVLLALRNSAKFFKDGKEVSIASEDLMSSAKPYFIYPGYALVCYPNRDSTTYKELYQIPEAETVIRGTLRFQGFPEFVKVLVDMGFLKEDANEIFSKPIAWKDAVSQYIGAKSNSEADIIAKIDELTKFKDEADRERILAGLKWLGMFSSTEIIPRGNPLDTLCATLEALMQYEEGERDLVILQHKFGIEWADGKTETRTSTLVDYGVPGGYSSMAKLVGVPCAVAVLEVLKHQGAFAKPGLYAPMTPEINDPIMKTLKDDYGIFLTEKTL; from the coding sequence ATGGTCAAACAAGTGCTTCTTTTAGGTTCTGGTTTCGTTGCCAAGCCAACTGTTGATATCCTTGCTAAGCAAGATGACATTGAAGTCACTGTTGGTTGTAGAACCCTCTCTGCAGCCAAGGCTTTAGCTGGTGACGTTGCAAAGGCAATTTCAGTTGATGCTACTAACCAGGAGGAATTGAATTCTGTTGTCAAGAATTACGATTTGGTCATCTCCTTGATTCCTTATATTTACCATGCTAATGTTGTCAAGGCGGCAATTGCTTCCGGTAAAACAGACGTTGTCACGACTTCTTACATCAACCCAACATTGAGATCCCTTGAACCAGAAATCAAGAATGCAGGCATTGTCGTCATGAATGAGATTGGTTTAGATCCTGGTATCGATCATTTGTATGCAGTTAAAACCATCGATGAAGTCCATAAGGCTGGCGGTAAAATCAAGTCCTTCCTTTCTTATTGTGGTGGATTACCAGCTCCTGAGGACTCGGATAATCCTTTAGGATACAAATTTTCTTGGTCTTCAAGGGGTGTTTTATTGGCTTTAAGAAACTCTGCAAAGTTCTTTAAAGATGGTAAGGAAGTCTCTATTGCTTCTGAAGATTTGATGTCTTCTGCTAAGCCTTACTTCATCTATCCTGGTTATGCCTTGGTCTGTTATCCAAATAGAGATTCTACTACTTATAAAGAACTCTACCAAATTCCAGAAGCTGAAACTGTTATTAGAGGTACTCTAAGATTCCAAGGTTTCCCTGAATTCGTTAAAGTTTTAGTTGACATGGGATTCTTGAAGGAAGatgcaaatgaaattttctCCAAGCCAATTGCTTGGAAAGATGCTGTATCCCAATACATTGGCGCTAAGTCGAATTCTGAAGCTGATATTATTGCCAAGATTGACGAATTAACCAAATTTAAGGATGAAGCTGATAGAGAAAGAATTTTAGCTGGTTTAAAATGGTTAGGTATGTTCTCGTCTACTGAAATCATCCCAAGAGGTAACCCACTAGATACTTTATGTGCTACTCTAGAAGCATTAATGCAATATGAAGAAGGCGAAAGAGATTTGGTCATTTTGCAACATAAGTTTGGCATTGAATGGGCCGATGGTAAGACAGAAACGAGAACTTCAACTCTAGTCGATTATGGTGTCCCAGGTGGTTATTCATCTATGGCTAAGTTAGTTGGTGTTCCTTGTGCTGTTGCAGTCCTTGAAGTTTTAAAGCATCAAGGTGCCTTTGCTAAACCAGGTTTATATGCCCCAATGACTCCTGAAATCAACGACCCTATTATGAAGACTTTGAAGGACGACTATGGTATCTTTTTGACCGAAAAAACCTTATAA
- a CDS encoding uncharacterized protein (PKUD0E03910; similar to Saccharomyces cerevisiae YDR100W (TVP15); ancestral locus Anc_8.244) — protein sequence MESINLEDDTNPCYAVVFKIINLVVAALSVLCGFSELFSRFDYFFQGLFVTGLGVLIGYLEFRIPPKLFTYASSFFSFLGRGCIYMLIAVLNLHGSLVRYIIAFVLLATGILYACLEFVSSVQPPNNMQGETGFSDDMLDDII from the coding sequence ATGGAGTCAATTAACTTAGAAGATGATACCAATCCATGTTATGCGGTAGTATTtaaaataatcaatttgGTGGTTGCTGCTTTATCTGTACTATGTGGATTTTCAGAactattttcaagatttgatTACTTTTTCCAAGGTTTGTTTGTTACAGGATTAGGAGTTTTAATTGGATACCTAGAATTTAGGATTCCACCTAAATTGTTCACTTACGCATcgtctttcttttcatttcttgGTAGGGGATGCATTTATATGTTAATTGCAGTCTTAAATTTACATGGCTCTTTGGTGAGGTACATTATAGCATTTGTCTTGCTAGCAACTGGTATTCTTTATGCTTGTCTTGAGTTTGTTAGCTCTGTGCAACCACCTAATAATATGCAGGGTGAGACCGGATTCAGCGATGATATGTTGGACGATATTATATAA
- a CDS encoding uncharacterized protein (PKUD0E03920; similar to Saccharomyces cerevisiae YDR099W (BMH2) and YER177W (BMH1); ancestral locus Anc_8.243), giving the protein MSTSREDSVYLAKLAEQAERYEEMVENMKAVSSSGQELSIEERNLLSVAYKNVIGARRASWRIVSSIEQKEEQKGNEAQVKLIRDYRGKIELELTNICDDILNVLNEHLIPTAQSGESKVFYYKMKGDYHRYLAEFAVADKRQAAADASLEAYKAASEVAVTELPPTHPIRLGLALNFSVFYYEILNSPDKACHLAKQAFDDAIAELDTLSEESYKDSTLIMQLLRDNLTLWTSDMSEASQEENTASNEKQDE; this is encoded by the coding sequence atgtcCACTTCCCGTGAAGATTCCGTTTACTTAGCCAAGTTGGCTGAACAAGCAGAAAGATATGAAGAAATGGTTGAAAACATGAAGGCTGTTTCATCTTCTGGTCAAGAACTAtccattgaagaaagaaatcTTTTATCTGTTGCTTACAAGAATGTCATTGGTGCAAGAAGAGCATCCTGGAGaattgtttcttcaattgaacaaaaggAAGAACAAAAGGGCAATGAAGCTCAAGTCAAACTTATAAGAGATTACAGGGGCAAAATTGAACTAGAATTAACTAACATTTGTGATGATATTCTTAATGTATTAAATGAACATTTGATTCCAACTGCACAATCTGGTGAATCTAAAGTTTTCTACTATAAGATGAAAGGTGACTATCACAGATATCTGGCTGAATTTGCTGTTGCTGACAAAAGACAAGCAGCAGCAGATGCTTCATTGGAAGCTTATAAGGCAGCATCCGAAGTCGCAGTTACTGAATTACCTCCAACTCATCCAATTAGACTAGGTTTGGCTTTGAACTTTTCTGTCTTTTATtatgaaattttgaattccCCAGACAAGGCATGTCACTTGGCAAAGCAGGCATTTGATGATGCAATTGCTGAATTAGATACTTTATCTGAAGAATCATATAAAGATTCTACCTTAATCATGCAATTACTTAGAGATAATTTAACTTTATGGACTTCTGATATGTCAGAAGCAagtcaagaagaaaatactgcttcaaatgaaaaacaagaTGAATAA
- a CDS encoding uncharacterized protein (PKUD0E03930; similar to Saccharomyces cerevisiae YDR101C (ARX1); ancestral locus Anc_8.245): MALQISPKDTNLLLKEKNILTADVLDKYRVAGEITQTCLAFIISLINDSYHLGAHEPYSAAELCLLGDSFMQSLIDTKYKKIIEKGIAQPVTLDVNNIVAGYSPELNDEESNMTFKAGDVVTINLGCHIDGYTSNLAHTIVIYPPGATPPGPLLGENADIICASYLATETVVTLLACALTPEKIPNSLANGPVKQITGSLIRKVVNEIAKSFNCTVVPLSKVRRVRRFLAGQAEGVVAERDFKGVVWSEKDQEEELLRASESINETQISIIDKSQGRIDNPDNTIPTDDFVVSPGEVYSVDIRMAPLNREEPGIVTLESLDGFKSKKEEFNPKHSIFIRDVSIAEQLKLRNSRRLLSLVDKKQSVYPFKLAYVSEHFPLQKDKNIVEQLIKVEKDVKVFKFGLAECINKQLFVSKPIVAGKFIPLKNILNLSTSTGINGYDASNPTLPGLELPLPKLGVTLLKLKTLLKQSPAVNVSRFSSTVALSTESGCLRLGGGVQNFKCSWVHSDYELQGDIAALVNELAALTQDERFGIKIRETVVLKDTIAGPVAEETMEE, translated from the coding sequence ATGGCATTACAGATCTCTCCAAAGGACACCAATCTActtttaaaagaaaagaacATTCTCACTGCAGATGTATTAGATAAATATAGGGTTGCCGGTGAAATCACACAGACATGTTTGGCTTTTATAATCTCGTTGATCAATGATTCATATCACTTAGGAGCACACGAGCCATATTCTGCAGCAGAATTATGTTTGTTGGGTGATTCGTTTATGCAATCTTTAATTGATACCAagtataaaaaaattattgaaaaaggtaTTGCACAACCAGTCACTTTAGATGTGAATAATATTGTTGCTGGGTATTCACCAGAATTGAACGATGAAGAGTCGAATATGACTTTCAAGGCGGGTGATGTTGTCACAATCAATTTAGGTTGTCATATTGATGGTTATACATCCAACTTGGCTCACACAATAGTCATCTATCCGCCTGGTGCAACTCCACCTGGCCCATTGTTGGGCGAAAATGCAGATATAATCTGTGCATCTTACTTGGCTACCGAGACTGTTGTGACATTGTTAGCATGTGCACTTACACCTGaaaaaattccaaattcattgGCCAATGGGCCTGTCAAACAAATCACGGGTTCCCTCATTAGAAAAGTTGTCAATGAGATTGCAAAGTCTTTCAACTGTACCGTTGTTCCATTATCCAAAGTTAGACGTGTGAGGAGATTCTTAGCGGGGCAAGCAGAAGGTGTTGTTGCAGAGAGAGATTTCAAGGGTGTTGTTTGGTCCGAGAAAGACCAAGAGGAAGAACTACTTAGGGCCAGCgaatcaatcaatgaaactCAGATCAGTATCATTGACAAATCACAAGGACGTATTGATAACCCGGACAATACGATTCCGActgatgattttgttgtcTCACCTGGTGAGGTCTATAGCGTTGATATTAGAATGGCACCTTTGAATAGAGAAGAGCCAGGAATTGttactttagaatctttaGACGGTTTCAAGAGTAAAAAGGAGGAATTCAATCCAAAACACTCTATTTTCATCAGAGACGTTTCTATTGCAGAACAACTAAAATTAAGGAATTCAAGAAGATTATTATCGcttgttgataaaaagCAATCAGTTTATCCGTTCAAACTAGCCTATGTCTCTGAGCACTTCCCATTGCAAAAGGATAAGAACATTGTTGAGCAACTAATCAAAGTCGAAAAAGATGTCaaggttttcaaattcgGTTTGGCGGAATGTATCAATAAACAGTTATTTGTCAGCAAGCCAATTGTTGCTGGTAAGTTCATTCCCTTGAAGAACATATTGAACCTATCCACATCGACAGGTATCAACGGTTACGATGCATCCAATCCAACCTTGCCAGGTCTTGAATTGCCTTTACCAAAATTAGGTGTCACTTTACTAAAATTAAAGACTTTACTAAAACAGTCCCCAGCCGTGAATGTTTCGAGGTTCTCTTCCACTGTTGCTCTCAGTACAGAATCCGGCTGCCTCAGATTAGGCGGAGGTGTccaaaacttcaaatgtAGTTGGGTCCATTCCGATTATGAACTACAAGGCGACATTGCCGCTCTGGTCAACGAATTAGCTGCATTGACCCAAGACGAACGTTTTGGTATCAAGATCCGTGAAACCGTCGTTCTCAAAGATACCATTGCTGGACCTGTTGCTGAGGAAACTATGGAGGAATAA
- a CDS encoding uncharacterized protein (PKUD0E03940; Pfam Domains: tRNA_bind(1.8e-31)) — protein MFARSFIRAISLPHKIESLRVLSARYETTVAKSASTPDLNPNILDLRCGIIRHVIRHENAEKLYVSQIQVGPQENDTIQVCSGLVGLVPIEKMQDLHVVVVNNLKPSKMRGVKSEAMLLCADGPDRVIPISPPTTSVPGTVLGFSNVPKVELQDKRKIKSKAFETISNDLHVNALGQVTWRDGCILHAIEEDDIVNPDTHCMVKPFSPDLEGAQVR, from the coding sequence ATGTTTGCCAGGAGTTTCATTAGAGCGATATCTTTACCtcataaaattgaaagtttgCGTGTTCTCTCAGCCAGATACGAAACTACCGTAGCCAAGAGTGCGTCAACTCCGGATCTGAATCCAAACATTCTGGATCTTAGATGTGGAATAATCCGTCATGTTATAAGGCATGAGAATGCAGAAAAGCTATATGTATCGCAAATTCAAGTTGGACCTCAAGAGAATGACACAATACAGGTATGCTCTGGGTTGGTTGGTTTGGTTCCTATCGAGAAAATGCAAGATTTGCATGTCGTTGTAGTGAACAATCTGAAGCCATCGAAAATGCGAGGTGTCAAGTCTGAAGCTATGCTATTATGTGCCGATGGTCCAGACAGGGTGATCCCTATTTCACCACCAACCACTAGTGTGCCAGGTACGGTTCTCGGATTCAGTAATGTACCAAAAGTCGAACTCCAAGacaaaaggaaaatcaaaagcAAGGCTTTTGAGACTATAAGTAATGATTTACATGTTAATGCCCTTGGACAGGTAACCTGGAGAGATGGTTGTATTCTTCATGCCATTGAGGAGGACGATATAGTCAATCCAGATACCCATTGTATGGTCAAACCGTTTTCTCCAGATTTAGAGGGTGCACAGGTGCGCTAA
- a CDS encoding uncharacterized protein (PKUD0E03950; similar to Saccharomyces cerevisiae YBR179C (FZO1); ancestral locus Anc_8.573) produces the protein MTVHKDSTGESYLVPDDSSVDMNASFSENYAYDEEEDDNQTLLNGNEGAKKLPAMVNYNTTTGTLEGTTLNDGEVGRGPEIAINSANYEDSSTAHIKQLKYNQNKILLDRAINSTITLFAEFKENNVHSPIHYPVDQMMSNGYDSKLNSNTSKRALLLQEDTTISGPKFELLKLELKTGAKSSESLIGNLDEHTISLLLDEKFEHILRHLKNLKARVDDISSKVLITGDLNSGKSSFCNALLRRNVMPVDQQPCTNVFCEIINYKENRGIEEVHAIPIGATYDIKHTNSYNKFPLEKLEDLVYENDKYALLKVYINDNRPTEESLLKNGIVDIRLIDAPGLNLDSYQTMQLFSRQEEIDLVVFVVSAENHFTLSGREFISNVNKDKKFSFVVVNKFDSIKRKDKCVEKIMQQIGDLSPETHKDSEDFVHFISSTDIIKDGPDGGSPDDGDDSNPESHDAPRPNPNFNRLEAALRNFVLDKRSVSKLLPVKNYLSKIYQEVLLLIDMNIENYQENKSKLEKELNEITPEYNDIVRTSVKLNEKIVKVIDNCTDEVYENTRKSILDVIESFTRNFEVDNSVTIFNIDQFIQTTKLKVVHDILSTIEDAEDFARLSTLHGIEHIRSLGRSIVGDDKLVEQKFKPESMYSHKKDQQFKSQININFELIDLVDFDSVIQFFRGAQSLFSLTNFSPLSSFGKNGSSITKLVSTGVLKTGISSMVLLYVPKLVTIFSNVNSVIKLPKIFLVSSVAILVGYPIYYIIKESPKTVHKNIIKKIQTNLVNDDYIHLNSLRISKEVRKVLNYPAKDVSIGINGLIEQKSNLKMKLSNKVHVLNGNIAFIQDLKQRVDVQQRMLDGLELDID, from the coding sequence ATGACAGTCCATAAAGATTCCACTGGAGAGTCATATCTTGTTCCAGACGACTCTTCGGTCGACATGAACGCTTCATTTTCAGAGAACTATGCAtatgatgaagaggaagatgataaTCAAACATTACTTAATGGCAACGAAGGTGCCAAGAAATTGCCTGCAATGGTGAATTATAATACGACAACAGGCACTTTAGAAGGAACAACTCTGAACGATGGAGAAGTCGGTAGGGGTCCAGAGATAGCCATTAATTCCGCTAACTATGAAGATTCCTCAACTGCACATATAAAGCAACTAAAGTACAACCAAAATAAGATTTTGCTTGACAGAGCCATCAACTCTACGATCACCTTGTTTGCGgaatttaaagaaaacaatgtTCACTCTCCAATTCACTATCCTGTTGATCAAATGATGTCTAATGGCTATGATTCAAAGCTAAATTCAAATACCTCCAAGCGGGCACTTTTATTACAAGAGGATACTACCATTAGTGGTCCCAAGTTTGAACTTTTAAAACTAGAATTAAAAACAGGGGCGAAATCTTCAGAATCCTTGATTGGTAATTTAGATGAGCATACTATATCTCTTTTATTGGACGAAAAGTTTGAACATATTCTACGTCATCTGAAGAACTTGAAGGCCAGAGTCGATGATATCTCATCGAAAGTTTTGATAACAGGTGACTTGAATTCGGGTAAATCCAGTTTTTGTAATGCTTTGCTGAGAAGAAATGTTATGCCCGTTGATCAACAGCCCTGCACAAATGTTTTTTGCGAAATCATCAACTATAAGGAAAACCGAGGTATTGAAGAAGTACATGCCATTCCGATTGGTGCAACTTATGATATCAAACATACTAATAGCTACAATAAGTTCCCCCTAGAAAAGTTAGAAGACTTGGTctatgaaaatgataagTATGCTTTATTGAAGGTTTACATCAATGACAATAGACCAACTGAAGAAAGTCTATTGAAGAATGGTATTGTCGATATCAGATTGATTGACGCTCCAGGTTTAAATCTAGATTCGTATCAGACAATGCAATTATTTTCCAGACAAGAGGAGATTGATTTGGTTGTGTTTGTGGTGAGTGCAGAAAACCATTTTACTCTTTCGGGTAGGGAATTTATTTCAAACGTTAACAAAGATaaaaagttttcatttgttgtGGTAAATAAATTCGATTCGATTAAAAGAAAGGATAAGTGTGTAGAAAAAATTATGCAACAGATTGGCGATTTATCTCCCGAAACTCATAAAGACTCGGAAGATTTTGTGCATTTCATCTCATCTACTGACATCATCAAGGATGGACCAGATGGTGGCTCCCCAGATGACGGAGATGATTCGAATCCAGAGAGCCACGATGCACCTCGGCCAAACCCAAACTTTAACAGGCTAGAGGCAGCTCTCAGAAATTTTGTCCTTGATAAAAGATCTGTCTCCAAATTATTACCAGTCAAGAATTATCTTTCTAAAATATATCAAGAAGTTCTGTTGCTAATAGACATGAACATCGAAAACTATCAGGAAAATAAGAGCAAGCTAGAAAAAGAACTAAATGAAATAACACCGGAATACAACGACATCGTTAGAACATCGGTTAAACTTAATGAAAAGATTGTGAAGGTTATTGACAACTGTACTGATGAAGTTTATGAGAATACCAGAAAAAGTATCcttgatgttattgaaaGCTTCACTAGGAACTTTGAGGTTGATAATTCGGttaccattttcaacattgacCAATTCATCCAAACAACCAAACTTAAAGTGGTTCATGATATTTTATCAACCATTGAAGATGCGGAAGACTTCGCTAGGTTAAGCACGTTACATGGTATTGAACATATAAGAAGTTTAGGTAGATCTattgttggtgatgataAGCTTGTTGAGCAAAAGTTCAAGCCTGAATCTATGTATTCACATAAAAAAGATCAACAATTCAAGAGCCAAATCAATATTAATTTTGAGCTCATTGATCtggttgattttgattcaGTTATCCAGTTTTTCAGGGGCGCTCAGTCTCTTTTCAGCCTTACAAATTTCTCGCCTTTAAGCAGCTTTGGAAAGAATGGAAGCTCAATTACTAAGTTGGTCTCCACCGGTGTATTGAAAACGGGTATTTCTAGTATGGTGCTTTTATATGTTCCAAAGCTTGtgacaattttttcaaacgTTAACTCGGTTATCAAACTCCCCAAAATTTTCTTGGTATCCTCGGTTGCAATCTTAGTTGGATACCCTATTTACTACATCATAAAAGAATCTCCTAAAACAGTCCATAAAAACATCATAAAGAAGATCCAAACAAATCTAGTCAATGACGATTATATTCATTTAAACAGTTTGCGTATAAGTAAGGAGGTGCGAAAGGTTTTGAATTATCCTGCCAAAGATGTCTCTATTGGAATCAATGGGCTAATTGAGCAAAAGAGCAACTTAAAGATGAAGTTATCCAATAAAGTACATGTCCTGAACGGCAATATTGCCTTTATTCAAGATTTAAAGCAAAGAGTTGATGTACAACAACGTATGCTCGACGGTCTTGAGCTTGATATTGACTAA
- a CDS encoding uncharacterized protein (PKUD0E03960; similar to Saccharomyces cerevisiae YPL101W (ELP4); ancestral locus Anc_8.581) produces the protein MSFRRRGDVISGRGPVPSNPMLNRVPGARPGSVMPARGVVPNRIIKADTGDRRIPAATEVAAVPSGDFSKNKGFKHPGVKPSSVLSNISCISTGTKDIDTILVHGGLPTNTSLLIEEDGSTDFSGVLIKKFVAEGIVQNRRTGKLINHCIVIGMDSTFGNELPDVYAGNRKERKKKLVKEQEGKLSVSNINAGNELKIAWRYRKDIADATSNMNTAIRELDESKYPEYNHQFDLTTSIRPSPDSSEITYIPLDNYKNVLDSVKRTVERELKNGDKMIRIAVPYMLNPMIYGCDDLIDFDSVAAFIFNLRRIINSHEGRLSMVASMSSELYEDTVLLSKLEELLFDGIIRLVPFPHELNVLMEKVYKTQREKIKQGYVDIYRVPIVSSMGLMEKRLKEYSFKNSKTNFHVEQWSIPVEEEEVDDKSTDF, from the coding sequence ATGTCTTTTAGAAGAAGAGGCGATGTTATTTCTGGCAGGGGACCAGTCCCCAGCAACCCCATGCTCAACAGGGTTCCTGGTGCACGACCTGGTAGCGTAATGCCAGCACGAGGGGTTGTTCCAAATAGAATTATAAAAGCAGATACAGGGGACCGTCGTATTCCAGCCGCAACAGAGGTAGCCGCTGTACCTAGTGGCGActtttctaaaaataaaggtTTCAAGCATCCTGGTGTTAAGCcttcttctgttttatCAAATATCAGTTGTATATCCACTGGAACTAAAGATATTGACACTATTTTGGTTCATGGTGGACTGCCAACCAACACTTCTTTATTGATAGAAGAAGATGGGAGTACTGATTTCAGCGGAGTTttaatcaaaaaatttgtCGCTGAAGGTATTGTTCAAAACCGAAGAACAGGGAAGTTAATCAATCATTGTATAGTCATTGGGATGGATAGTACTTTTGGTAATGAATTGCCTGATGTCTATGCAGGGAATaggaaagagagaaaaaagaaattagtGAAGGAGCAGGAGGGAAAACTGAGTGTGAGCAATATCAATGCAGGAAATGAATTAAAAATTGCTTGGAGGTATAGGAAGGACATTGCGGATGCAACCTCTAACATGAACACAGCCATCAGAGAGCTCGATGAGTCGAAGTATCCCGAATACAATCACCAGTTTGATCTTACCACCAGTATACGGCCATCTCCTGATTCGTCTGAAATAACTTATATTCCACTAGACAATTACAAGAATGTCTTGGATTCAGTGAAAAGAACCGTTGAAAGAGAGCTGAAAAATGGGGATAAAATGATTAGAATAGCAGTGCCTTATATGCTAAATCCCATGATTTATGGTTgtgatgatttgattgacttTGATAGTGTGGCGGCattcatttttaatttAAGACGCATAATAAATTCACATGAAGGCCGTCTTTCTATGGTTGCTAGTATGAGCAGTGAGTTGTATGAAGATACTGTCTTATTAAGCAAACTAGAAGAGCTATTGTTTGATGGTATCATCAGATTAGTTCCTTTCCCACATGAGTTGAATGTTTTGATGGAAAAGGTTTACAAAACACAAAGGGAAAAGATCAAACAGGGTTACGTTGATATATATCGCGTTCCGATTGTGAGTAGTATGGGTTTGATGGAGAAACGTTTGAAAGAATACAGTTTCAAAAACAGCAAGACCAATTTCCATGTTGAGCAATGGAGTATTCCAGttgaagaggaggaagttgatgataaaaGCACTGATTTCTAA
- a CDS encoding uncharacterized protein (PKUD0E03970; similar to Saccharomyces cerevisiae YNR041C (COQ2); ancestral locus Anc_6.361): MWSTGSLRLGIVGVRRCVPKLIKANNYSPLLNVSFKKYYSTEVQAKKSPVIGTIKAAGLEITKPPLTDARSVFSEKELEEARINRLKGLGILTKFPEKWIPYMELMRIEKPIGTLLLLSPCMWSITMAAYMTSAPLLSTLWMLSVFSVGAFVMRGAGCTVNDMWDRNLDNKVARTTERPITSGRVSMPQAWTFLGAQLAVGLVVLLQLPLDCFLLGASSLLLVMTYPFFKRVTYYPQVVLSACFNWGALLGFPAMGVWNWPVMIPLYLSGFFWCMTYDTIYAHQDKKFDVNVGIKSTALAWGNSTKKICYGMSVAQMGCYVTSGFLAGMGPFFYLGALAGGYRLFNMIKKVDLDNPANCWMWFKENINTGHVFWLGILLDYLWKLFF; encoded by the coding sequence ATGTGGTCTACAGGCAGCCTAAGACTGGGCATAGTGGGTGTTAGAAGGTGCGTTCCAAAATTGATTAAAGCCAATAATTACTCTCCACTTCTTAATGTTAGttttaaaaaatattatAGTACCGAAGTTCAAGCTAAGAAGTCACCTGTGATTGGTACCATCAAAGCGGCTGGTCTGGAGATAACCAAACCTCCGTTGACTGATGCAAGAAGCGTGTTTTCTGAgaaagaattggaagaagCCAGAATAAATAGATTGAAGGGATTGGGAATTTTGACCAAATTCCCTGAAAAATGGATACCTTACATGGAGCTCATGAGAATTGAAAAGCCAATAGGTACTTTATTGCTTCTCTCGCCATGTATGTGGTCTATCACTATGGCTGCATATATGACCTCTGCCCCACTGTTATCAACTCTTTGGATGCTGTCAGTTTTCTCGGTAGGCGCATTTGTTATGAGAGGTGCTGGCTGTACCGTGAATGATATGTGGGATAGAAACTTGGACAACAAAGTTGCAAGAACCACCGAAAGACCAATTACATCCGGTAGAGTCTCCATGCCACAGGCTTGGACATTCCTTGGAGCGCAATTGGCTGTTGGTTTGGTTGTTTTATTACAGTTACCTTTAGACTGCTTCCTACTTGGTGCTTCATCTCTTTTATTAGTGATGACTTACccatttttcaagagaGTTACCTATTATCCACAGGTTGTTCTAAGTGCATGCTTTAATTGGGGGGCTTTATTAGGTTTCCCTGCAATGGGTGTTTGGAACTGGCCAGTAATGATTCCACTTTATCTATCTGGATTTTTCTGGTGTATGACTTATGATACCATATATGCACACCAAGACAAGAAATTTGATGTTAATGTGGGAATAAAATCTACTGCATTAGCCTGGGGCAATTCAACCAAGAAAATCTGTTACGGTATGTCTGTTGCACAGATGGGTTGTTACGTTACAAGTGGCTTCTTAGCCGGCATGGGTCCTTTCTTCTATCTTGGCGCTCTTGCTGGTGGTTACAGGTTGTTCAATATGATTAAGAAAGTTGATTTAGACAACCCTGCGAACTGTTGGATGtggttcaaagaaaacataaataCCGGACACGTCTTCTGGTTGGGTATTTTACTTGACTATCTTTGGAAACTCTTCTTCTGA